The proteins below come from a single Miscanthus floridulus cultivar M001 chromosome 1, ASM1932011v1, whole genome shotgun sequence genomic window:
- the LOC136456624 gene encoding uncharacterized protein: MAGGEATLIRESTAVPTTARPSPRFLLPRASGNRVLPSLPPLPPHDLVLDGGIHAKFEGWADSTDLWRQWVAKLRPLHEPLWRELAILEGILATTYRVRRESEGALLQLVPFWSPPTNTFVFPWGEATVTLEDIVALAGLPILGFPVLEPRYSDKLVEIEMADERELAAVRAVLLMDQREGTGTGSGWAEHFLRQHQPEEAGGRRGEREQRLEHAAFLSLWLARFVLPAPSDSGSEDIVPGEEVLPIAVRLAHGHSAALAPAVLASIYSDLSALHRHFIHSKRTEAPTVSAPMHILQLWVWERFSELRPATVATASVPADATDGEDVMLLPRAAQWHDVHRALDPGYTRAVFTAPKEFEWRPYGSSFWVRRRGHGGARAPLSSFARCLQACELVGVDYIEQYNPHRVARQLGFDQDVPGTMTRLNTNLWERAWETYNTGAEDYAFAIPSDEPGVTDEYAQWWKPYSVACAIAVEQRDALASNRELDSLVEETSNKGSGNNEGSSSRNDTSGPKWAVGTMEMIQRASVNRQAEMAGSRELVAKLVKEIQELAIDI, translated from the exons atggccggcggcgaggcgaCCCTGATCCGGGAATCCACCGCCGTCCCAACCACCGCCCGACCATCGCCGCGCTTCCTGCTTCCCCGCGCGAGTGGCAACCGTGTTCTTCCGTCCCTGCCACCCCTGCCTCCTCATGATCTCGTTCTCGACGGCGGGATCCACGCGAAATTCGAGGGCTGGGCTGACAGCACGGATCTGTGGAGGCAGTGGGTGGCCAAGCTCCGGCCGCTGCACGAGCCGCTGTGGCGCGAGCTCGCGATCCTGGAGGGCATCCTGGCGACCACGTACCGGGTGCGGCGGGAGAGCGAGGGCGCGCTGCTCCAGCTCGTGCCCTTCTGGTCCCCCCCGACCAACACCTTCGTCTTCCCTTGGGGCGAGGCGACGGTCACGCTGGAGGACATCGTCGCGCTCGCGGGCCTGCCCATCCTGGGCTTCCCCGTGCTCGAGCCTCGGTACTCTGACAAACTTGTTGAGATTGAGATGGCGGACGAGCGCGAGCTCGCTGCCGTCCGCGCTGTCCTGCTGATGGATCAGCGCGAGGGCACCGGCACCGGCTCCGGCTGGGCGGAGCACTTCCTTCGCCAGCACCAGCCAGAGGAGGCAGGCGGCCGCCGTGGCGAGCGGGAGCAGCGCCTGGAACACGCTGCGTTCCTGTCTCTGTGGCTGGCTCGCTTCGTGCTCCCGGCGCCGTCCGACTCCGGCTCCGAGGACATCGTCCCGGGGGAGGAGGTGCTCCCCATCGCCGTCCGCCTGGCGCACGGCCACAGCGCGGCGCTCGCGCCCGCGGTGCTCGCCAGCATCTACAGCGACCTCTCCGCGCTCCATCGCCACTTCATCCACTCCAAGAGAACGGAGGCGCCGACAGTCTCTGCGCCGATGCACATCCTGCAGCTCTGGGTCTGGGAGCGCTTCTCCGAGCTTCGCCCGGCGACGGTGGCGACGGCAAGCGTCCCGGCGGACGCAACTGACGGTGAGGATGTGATGCTGCTGCCTAGGGCTGCCCAGTGGCACGACGTGCACAGGGCGCTGGACCCGGGGTACACTCGCGCGGTGTTCACGGCACCCAAGGAGTTCGAGTGGCGGCCCTACGGCAGTAGCTTCTGGGTGCGTCGTCGTGGCCATGGCGGAGCTAGGGCACCGCTATCATCCTTTGCACGGTGTCTGCAGGCTTGCGAGCTCGTGGGCGTGGACTACATCGAGCAGTACAATCCTCACCGCGTCGCGAGGCAGCTCGGGTTCGACCAGGACGTTCCGGGGACGATGACCCGACTGAACACCAATCTCTGGGAGAGGGCATGGGAGACATACAATACTGGGGCAGAAGATTATGCATTCGCCATTCCGAGTGACGAGCCCGGTGTGACGGATGAGTATGCTCAGTGGTGGAAGCCGTACTCAGTGGCATGTGCTATTGCCGTTGAGCAGAGGGATGCCTTAGCATCAAATAGAGAGTTAGATTCTCTCGTGGAAGAAACCAGCAACAAGGGATCAG GAAACAATGAGGGGTCGTCTAGCAGAAATGATACTAGTGGACCAAAATGGGCAGTTGGGACGATGGAAATGATACAAAGGGCATCCGTTAATCGGCAGGCTGAAATGGCTGGATCGAGGGAACTCGTTGCAAAACTGGTGAAAGAGATTCAGGAGCTAGCTATAGACATCTGA